In one window of Stigmatopora argus isolate UIUO_Sarg chromosome 19, RoL_Sarg_1.0, whole genome shotgun sequence DNA:
- the tcf21 gene encoding transcription factor 21 — translation MSTGSLSDADDELLDGILRLASGAEESSNGEARAPPAKRRRAAARKARSRRRASAAAEEEEEEESGGSGAHDGDGVTGEGKQVQRNAANARERARMRVLSKAFSRLKTSLPWVPADTKLSKLDTLRLASSYIAHLRQVLASDKYDGGYVHPVNLTWPFTAAGKAESELKEMMLSSSRLCGTTAAS, via the exons ATGTCCACGGGCTCGCTCAGCGACGCGGACGACGAGCTGCTGGACGGCATCCTCCGGTTGGCCTCCGGCGCCGAGGAGAGCTCCAACGGCGAGGCCCGGGCGCCTCCGGCCAAGCGGCGCAGGGCGGCGGCGCGCAAGGCCCGGTCGCGTCGCCGGgcctcggcggcggcggaggaggaggaggaggaagagagcggcggcagcggcgcccACGACGGCGACGGCGTCACCGGGGAGGGCAAGCAGGTGCAGCGCAACGCGGCCAACGCGCGGGAAAGGGCCCGGATGCGCGTCCTGTCCAAGGCCTTCTCGCGCCTCAAGACGTCCCTGCCGTGGGTGCCGGCCGACACCAAGCTGTCCAAGTTGGACACCCTGCGCCTGGCGTCCAGTTACATCGCCCACCTGCGGCAGGTTCTGGCCAGCGACAAGTACGACGGCGGATACGTCCATCCCGTCAACCTG ACGTGGCCCTTCACGGCGGCGGGCAAAGCGGAGAGCGAGCTGAAGGAGATGATGCTGAGCTCGTCGCGCCTGTGCGGGACCACGGCGGCCTCGTGA